The following proteins come from a genomic window of Eulemur rufifrons isolate Redbay chromosome 24, OSU_ERuf_1, whole genome shotgun sequence:
- the LIPE gene encoding hormone-sensitive lipase isoform X1, with the protein MESSEEAEPAGAVEAPASKRAKEGSKNRSRQRWRKGKAKASRLTRNMDLHTMTQSLVTLAEDNMAFFSSQGPGETARRLAAVFAGVREQVLGVEPTLGRLLGMAHLFDLDAETPANGYRSLVHTARCCLAHLLHKSRYVASNRRSIFFRTSHNLAELEAYLGTLTQLRALVCYAQCLLTINRPGRLFFEGDERLSAEFLQEYATLYKGCFYGRCLGFQFTPAIRPFLQTICIGLVSFGEHYKRNETGLGESQPGVTASSLFTSGRFAIDPELRGAEFERIIQNLDVHFWKAFWNITEIEVLSSLANMTSATVRVSRLLSLPPEAFEMPLTTDPTLTVTISPPLAHTGPGPVLVRLISYDLREGQDSEELSSLTKSEGQWTRELWQRAQQAPRSRSLIVHFHGGGFVAQTSKSHEPYLKSWAQELGAPILSIDYSLAPEAPFPRALEECFFAYCWAVKHCALLGSTGERICLAGDSAGGNLCFTVSLRAAAYGVRVPDGIMTAYPATVLQSTTSPSRLLSLMDPLLPLSVLFKCVTAYSGTETEDHSDSDQKALGVMGLVRRDTALLLRDLRLSASSWLNSFLELSGRKSQKTSQPVAEPMRRSVSEAALAQPEGPLGTDSLKNLTLKDLSRRSSSDTSDTPDMSLSAETLVPSKPSDINFLVKPEDPLEEVEARNELSAKDRGRGALDPFPKGFRPRRSSQGATRMPFHSLPIVSNPFVSPLLAPDHMLKTLPPVHIVACALDPMLDDSVMFARRLRSLGKPVTLRVVEDLPHGFLTLAALCRETRQATELCVERIRLILTPPAAPPV; encoded by the exons CCTCAAGGCTCACACGCAACATGGACCTGCACACAATGACACAGTCGCTTGTGACGCTGGCAGAGGACAACATGGCCTTCTTCTCCAGCCAGGGCCCCGGGGAGACAGCACGGCGGCTGGCGGCTGTCTTCGCTGGTGTGCGGGAGCAGGTGCTGGGGGTGGAGCCAACCCTAGGCCGCCTGCTGGGGATGGCGCACCTCTTTGACCTGGACGCAGAGACCCCGGCCAATGGGTACCGCAGCCTGGTGCACACGGCCCGCTGCTGCCTGGCACACTTGCTGCACAAATCCCGCTACGTGGCCTCCAACCGCCGCAGCATCTTCTTCCGCACCAGCCACAACCTGGCCGAACTGGAGGCCTACCTGGGCACCCTCACCCAGCTCCGCGCTCTGGTCTGCTACGCCCAGTGCCTGCTGACCATCAACCGGCCCGGGAGGCTCTTCTTCGAGGGTGACGAGAGGCTCAGCGCTGAATTCCTGCAGGAGTATGCCACACTGTATAAGGGCTGCTTCTATGGCCGCTGCCTGGGCTTCCAG TTCACACCCGCCATCCGGCCATTCCTGCAGACCATCTGCATCGGGCTGGTGTCCTTCGGGGAGCACTACAAACGCAACGAGACGGGCCTCGGTGAgtcccagccag gtgTGACCGCCAGCTCCCTGTTCACCAGTGGTCGGTTTGCCATCGACCCAGAGCTGCGTGGGGCCGAGTTCGAGCGGATCATACAGAACCTGGATGTGCACTTCTGGAAAGCCTTCTGGAATATCACCGAGATTGAGGTGCTATCG TCTCTGGCCAACATGACATCGGCCACCGTGAGGGTAAGCCGCCTGCTCAGCCTGCCACCTGAGGCCTTTGAGATGCCGCTGACCACTGACCCCACGCTCACGGTCACCATCTCACCCCCGCTGGCCCACACGGGCCCTGGGCCCGTCCTCGTCAGGCTCATCTCCTATGACCTTCGTGAAGGACAG GACAGCGAGGAGCTTAGCAGCCTGACGAAGTCCGAGGGCCAGTGGACCCGGGAGCTGTGGCAGCGAGCCCAGCAGGCACCCCGCTCACGGTCCCTGATAGTGCACTTCCACGGCGGCGGCTTCGTGGCCCAGACCTCCAAATCCCACGAGCCCTACCTCAAGAGCTGGGCCCAGGAGCTGGGCGCCCCCATCCTCTCCATCGACTACTCCCTGGCCCCCGAGGCGCCCTTCCCCCGAGCACTGGAGGAGTGCTTCTTCGCCTACTGCTGGGCCGTCAAACACTGTGCCCTCCTCG GCTCAACAGGGGAACGAATATGCCTTGCTGGGGACAGTGCAGGCGGGAACCTCTGCTTCACTGTGTCCCTTCGGGCAGCAGCCTACGGGGTGCGCGTGCCAGACGGCATCATGACAGCCTACCCGGCCACAGTGCTGCAGTCCACTACCTCTCCCTCCCGCCTTCTGAGCCTCATGGACCCCCTGCTGCCCCTCAGCGTGCTCTTCAAGTGTGTCACCGCCTATTCGG GTACGGAGACAGAGGACCACTCCGACTCGGACCAGAAGGCACTGGGTGTGATGGGACTGGTGCGACGGGACACAGCCCTGCTCCTCCGAGACCTCCGCCTGAGCGCCTCCTCGTGGCTCAACTCCTTCCTGGAACTGAGCGGGCGCAAGTCCCAAAAGACTTCACAGCCCGTGGCAG AGCCGATGCGCCGCAGCGTGTCTGAAGCAGCACTGGCCCAGCCCGAGGGGCCACTGGGCACAGACTCCCTCAAGAACCTGACGCTGAAGGACTTGAGCCGGAGGAGCAGCTCTGACACATCGGACACCCCCGACATGTCACTGTCAGCTGAGACacttgtcccctccaaaccttcCGACATCAACTTCTTAGTGAAGCCTGAGGATCCATTGGAAGAGGTGGAGGCGAGAAATGAGCTGAGCGCCAAGGACAGAGGCCGGGGTGCCCTTGACCCCTTCCCCAAGGGTTTCCGCCCGCGGCGCTCCAGTCAGGGTGCCACACGGATGCCCTTCCACTCCTTGCCCATTGTCAGCAACCCCTTCGTGTCGCCGCTCTTGGCACCCGACCACATGCTGAAGACCCTGCCGCCCGTGCACATCGTG GCGTGTGCGCTGGACCCCATGCTGGACGACTCGGTCATGTTTGCGCGGCGACTGCGCAGCCTGGGCAAGCCCGTGACGTTGCGCGTGGTGGAAGACCTGCCGCACGGCTTCCTGACCCTGGCGGCGCTGTGTCGCGAGACGCGACAGGCCACCGAGCTGTGCGTGGAGCGCATCCGCCTCATCCTCACTCCGCCCGCCGCGCCGCCGGTCTGA
- the LIPE gene encoding hormone-sensitive lipase isoform X2 has translation MESSEEAEPAGAVEAPASKRAKEGSKNRSRQRWRKGKAKASRLTRNMDLHTMTQSLVTLAEDNMAFFSSQGPGETARRLAAVFAGVREQVLGVEPTLGRLLGMAHLFDLDAETPANGYRSLVHTARCCLAHLLHKSRYVASNRRSIFFRTSHNLAELEAYLGTLTQLRALVCYAQCLLTINRPGRLFFEGDERLSAEFLQEYATLYKGCFYGRCLGFQFTPAIRPFLQTICIGLVSFGEHYKRNETGLGVTASSLFTSGRFAIDPELRGAEFERIIQNLDVHFWKAFWNITEIEVLSSLANMTSATVRVSRLLSLPPEAFEMPLTTDPTLTVTISPPLAHTGPGPVLVRLISYDLREGQDSEELSSLTKSEGQWTRELWQRAQQAPRSRSLIVHFHGGGFVAQTSKSHEPYLKSWAQELGAPILSIDYSLAPEAPFPRALEECFFAYCWAVKHCALLGSTGERICLAGDSAGGNLCFTVSLRAAAYGVRVPDGIMTAYPATVLQSTTSPSRLLSLMDPLLPLSVLFKCVTAYSGTETEDHSDSDQKALGVMGLVRRDTALLLRDLRLSASSWLNSFLELSGRKSQKTSQPVAEPMRRSVSEAALAQPEGPLGTDSLKNLTLKDLSRRSSSDTSDTPDMSLSAETLVPSKPSDINFLVKPEDPLEEVEARNELSAKDRGRGALDPFPKGFRPRRSSQGATRMPFHSLPIVSNPFVSPLLAPDHMLKTLPPVHIVACALDPMLDDSVMFARRLRSLGKPVTLRVVEDLPHGFLTLAALCRETRQATELCVERIRLILTPPAAPPV, from the exons CCTCAAGGCTCACACGCAACATGGACCTGCACACAATGACACAGTCGCTTGTGACGCTGGCAGAGGACAACATGGCCTTCTTCTCCAGCCAGGGCCCCGGGGAGACAGCACGGCGGCTGGCGGCTGTCTTCGCTGGTGTGCGGGAGCAGGTGCTGGGGGTGGAGCCAACCCTAGGCCGCCTGCTGGGGATGGCGCACCTCTTTGACCTGGACGCAGAGACCCCGGCCAATGGGTACCGCAGCCTGGTGCACACGGCCCGCTGCTGCCTGGCACACTTGCTGCACAAATCCCGCTACGTGGCCTCCAACCGCCGCAGCATCTTCTTCCGCACCAGCCACAACCTGGCCGAACTGGAGGCCTACCTGGGCACCCTCACCCAGCTCCGCGCTCTGGTCTGCTACGCCCAGTGCCTGCTGACCATCAACCGGCCCGGGAGGCTCTTCTTCGAGGGTGACGAGAGGCTCAGCGCTGAATTCCTGCAGGAGTATGCCACACTGTATAAGGGCTGCTTCTATGGCCGCTGCCTGGGCTTCCAG TTCACACCCGCCATCCGGCCATTCCTGCAGACCATCTGCATCGGGCTGGTGTCCTTCGGGGAGCACTACAAACGCAACGAGACGGGCCTCG gtgTGACCGCCAGCTCCCTGTTCACCAGTGGTCGGTTTGCCATCGACCCAGAGCTGCGTGGGGCCGAGTTCGAGCGGATCATACAGAACCTGGATGTGCACTTCTGGAAAGCCTTCTGGAATATCACCGAGATTGAGGTGCTATCG TCTCTGGCCAACATGACATCGGCCACCGTGAGGGTAAGCCGCCTGCTCAGCCTGCCACCTGAGGCCTTTGAGATGCCGCTGACCACTGACCCCACGCTCACGGTCACCATCTCACCCCCGCTGGCCCACACGGGCCCTGGGCCCGTCCTCGTCAGGCTCATCTCCTATGACCTTCGTGAAGGACAG GACAGCGAGGAGCTTAGCAGCCTGACGAAGTCCGAGGGCCAGTGGACCCGGGAGCTGTGGCAGCGAGCCCAGCAGGCACCCCGCTCACGGTCCCTGATAGTGCACTTCCACGGCGGCGGCTTCGTGGCCCAGACCTCCAAATCCCACGAGCCCTACCTCAAGAGCTGGGCCCAGGAGCTGGGCGCCCCCATCCTCTCCATCGACTACTCCCTGGCCCCCGAGGCGCCCTTCCCCCGAGCACTGGAGGAGTGCTTCTTCGCCTACTGCTGGGCCGTCAAACACTGTGCCCTCCTCG GCTCAACAGGGGAACGAATATGCCTTGCTGGGGACAGTGCAGGCGGGAACCTCTGCTTCACTGTGTCCCTTCGGGCAGCAGCCTACGGGGTGCGCGTGCCAGACGGCATCATGACAGCCTACCCGGCCACAGTGCTGCAGTCCACTACCTCTCCCTCCCGCCTTCTGAGCCTCATGGACCCCCTGCTGCCCCTCAGCGTGCTCTTCAAGTGTGTCACCGCCTATTCGG GTACGGAGACAGAGGACCACTCCGACTCGGACCAGAAGGCACTGGGTGTGATGGGACTGGTGCGACGGGACACAGCCCTGCTCCTCCGAGACCTCCGCCTGAGCGCCTCCTCGTGGCTCAACTCCTTCCTGGAACTGAGCGGGCGCAAGTCCCAAAAGACTTCACAGCCCGTGGCAG AGCCGATGCGCCGCAGCGTGTCTGAAGCAGCACTGGCCCAGCCCGAGGGGCCACTGGGCACAGACTCCCTCAAGAACCTGACGCTGAAGGACTTGAGCCGGAGGAGCAGCTCTGACACATCGGACACCCCCGACATGTCACTGTCAGCTGAGACacttgtcccctccaaaccttcCGACATCAACTTCTTAGTGAAGCCTGAGGATCCATTGGAAGAGGTGGAGGCGAGAAATGAGCTGAGCGCCAAGGACAGAGGCCGGGGTGCCCTTGACCCCTTCCCCAAGGGTTTCCGCCCGCGGCGCTCCAGTCAGGGTGCCACACGGATGCCCTTCCACTCCTTGCCCATTGTCAGCAACCCCTTCGTGTCGCCGCTCTTGGCACCCGACCACATGCTGAAGACCCTGCCGCCCGTGCACATCGTG GCGTGTGCGCTGGACCCCATGCTGGACGACTCGGTCATGTTTGCGCGGCGACTGCGCAGCCTGGGCAAGCCCGTGACGTTGCGCGTGGTGGAAGACCTGCCGCACGGCTTCCTGACCCTGGCGGCGCTGTGTCGCGAGACGCGACAGGCCACCGAGCTGTGCGTGGAGCGCATCCGCCTCATCCTCACTCCGCCCGCCGCGCCGCCGGTCTGA
- the LIPE gene encoding hormone-sensitive lipase isoform X3 — MDLHTMTQSLVTLAEDNMAFFSSQGPGETARRLAAVFAGVREQVLGVEPTLGRLLGMAHLFDLDAETPANGYRSLVHTARCCLAHLLHKSRYVASNRRSIFFRTSHNLAELEAYLGTLTQLRALVCYAQCLLTINRPGRLFFEGDERLSAEFLQEYATLYKGCFYGRCLGFQFTPAIRPFLQTICIGLVSFGEHYKRNETGLGVTASSLFTSGRFAIDPELRGAEFERIIQNLDVHFWKAFWNITEIEVLSSLANMTSATVRVSRLLSLPPEAFEMPLTTDPTLTVTISPPLAHTGPGPVLVRLISYDLREGQDSEELSSLTKSEGQWTRELWQRAQQAPRSRSLIVHFHGGGFVAQTSKSHEPYLKSWAQELGAPILSIDYSLAPEAPFPRALEECFFAYCWAVKHCALLGSTGERICLAGDSAGGNLCFTVSLRAAAYGVRVPDGIMTAYPATVLQSTTSPSRLLSLMDPLLPLSVLFKCVTAYSGTETEDHSDSDQKALGVMGLVRRDTALLLRDLRLSASSWLNSFLELSGRKSQKTSQPVAEPMRRSVSEAALAQPEGPLGTDSLKNLTLKDLSRRSSSDTSDTPDMSLSAETLVPSKPSDINFLVKPEDPLEEVEARNELSAKDRGRGALDPFPKGFRPRRSSQGATRMPFHSLPIVSNPFVSPLLAPDHMLKTLPPVHIVACALDPMLDDSVMFARRLRSLGKPVTLRVVEDLPHGFLTLAALCRETRQATELCVERIRLILTPPAAPPV; from the exons ATGGACCTGCACACAATGACACAGTCGCTTGTGACGCTGGCAGAGGACAACATGGCCTTCTTCTCCAGCCAGGGCCCCGGGGAGACAGCACGGCGGCTGGCGGCTGTCTTCGCTGGTGTGCGGGAGCAGGTGCTGGGGGTGGAGCCAACCCTAGGCCGCCTGCTGGGGATGGCGCACCTCTTTGACCTGGACGCAGAGACCCCGGCCAATGGGTACCGCAGCCTGGTGCACACGGCCCGCTGCTGCCTGGCACACTTGCTGCACAAATCCCGCTACGTGGCCTCCAACCGCCGCAGCATCTTCTTCCGCACCAGCCACAACCTGGCCGAACTGGAGGCCTACCTGGGCACCCTCACCCAGCTCCGCGCTCTGGTCTGCTACGCCCAGTGCCTGCTGACCATCAACCGGCCCGGGAGGCTCTTCTTCGAGGGTGACGAGAGGCTCAGCGCTGAATTCCTGCAGGAGTATGCCACACTGTATAAGGGCTGCTTCTATGGCCGCTGCCTGGGCTTCCAG TTCACACCCGCCATCCGGCCATTCCTGCAGACCATCTGCATCGGGCTGGTGTCCTTCGGGGAGCACTACAAACGCAACGAGACGGGCCTCG gtgTGACCGCCAGCTCCCTGTTCACCAGTGGTCGGTTTGCCATCGACCCAGAGCTGCGTGGGGCCGAGTTCGAGCGGATCATACAGAACCTGGATGTGCACTTCTGGAAAGCCTTCTGGAATATCACCGAGATTGAGGTGCTATCG TCTCTGGCCAACATGACATCGGCCACCGTGAGGGTAAGCCGCCTGCTCAGCCTGCCACCTGAGGCCTTTGAGATGCCGCTGACCACTGACCCCACGCTCACGGTCACCATCTCACCCCCGCTGGCCCACACGGGCCCTGGGCCCGTCCTCGTCAGGCTCATCTCCTATGACCTTCGTGAAGGACAG GACAGCGAGGAGCTTAGCAGCCTGACGAAGTCCGAGGGCCAGTGGACCCGGGAGCTGTGGCAGCGAGCCCAGCAGGCACCCCGCTCACGGTCCCTGATAGTGCACTTCCACGGCGGCGGCTTCGTGGCCCAGACCTCCAAATCCCACGAGCCCTACCTCAAGAGCTGGGCCCAGGAGCTGGGCGCCCCCATCCTCTCCATCGACTACTCCCTGGCCCCCGAGGCGCCCTTCCCCCGAGCACTGGAGGAGTGCTTCTTCGCCTACTGCTGGGCCGTCAAACACTGTGCCCTCCTCG GCTCAACAGGGGAACGAATATGCCTTGCTGGGGACAGTGCAGGCGGGAACCTCTGCTTCACTGTGTCCCTTCGGGCAGCAGCCTACGGGGTGCGCGTGCCAGACGGCATCATGACAGCCTACCCGGCCACAGTGCTGCAGTCCACTACCTCTCCCTCCCGCCTTCTGAGCCTCATGGACCCCCTGCTGCCCCTCAGCGTGCTCTTCAAGTGTGTCACCGCCTATTCGG GTACGGAGACAGAGGACCACTCCGACTCGGACCAGAAGGCACTGGGTGTGATGGGACTGGTGCGACGGGACACAGCCCTGCTCCTCCGAGACCTCCGCCTGAGCGCCTCCTCGTGGCTCAACTCCTTCCTGGAACTGAGCGGGCGCAAGTCCCAAAAGACTTCACAGCCCGTGGCAG AGCCGATGCGCCGCAGCGTGTCTGAAGCAGCACTGGCCCAGCCCGAGGGGCCACTGGGCACAGACTCCCTCAAGAACCTGACGCTGAAGGACTTGAGCCGGAGGAGCAGCTCTGACACATCGGACACCCCCGACATGTCACTGTCAGCTGAGACacttgtcccctccaaaccttcCGACATCAACTTCTTAGTGAAGCCTGAGGATCCATTGGAAGAGGTGGAGGCGAGAAATGAGCTGAGCGCCAAGGACAGAGGCCGGGGTGCCCTTGACCCCTTCCCCAAGGGTTTCCGCCCGCGGCGCTCCAGTCAGGGTGCCACACGGATGCCCTTCCACTCCTTGCCCATTGTCAGCAACCCCTTCGTGTCGCCGCTCTTGGCACCCGACCACATGCTGAAGACCCTGCCGCCCGTGCACATCGTG GCGTGTGCGCTGGACCCCATGCTGGACGACTCGGTCATGTTTGCGCGGCGACTGCGCAGCCTGGGCAAGCCCGTGACGTTGCGCGTGGTGGAAGACCTGCCGCACGGCTTCCTGACCCTGGCGGCGCTGTGTCGCGAGACGCGACAGGCCACCGAGCTGTGCGTGGAGCGCATCCGCCTCATCCTCACTCCGCCCGCCGCGCCGCCGGTCTGA
- the LIPE gene encoding hormone-sensitive lipase isoform X5 has product MDLHTMTQSLVTLAEDNMAFFSSQGPGETARRLAAVFAGVREQVLGVEPTLGRLLGMAHLFDLDAETPANGYRSLVHTARCCLAHLLHKSRYVASNRRSIFFRTSHNLAELEAYLGTLTQLRALVCYAQCLLTINRPGRLFFEGDERLSAEFLQEYATLYKGCFYGRCLGFQFTPAIRPFLQTICIGLVSFGEHYKRNETGLGVTASSLFTSGRFAIDPELRGAEFERIIQNLDVHFWKAFWNITEIEVLSSLANMTSATVRVSRLLSLPPEAFEMPLTTDPTLTVTISPPLAHTGPGPVLVRLISYDLREGQDSEELSSLTKSEGQWTRELWQRAQQAPRSRSLIVHFHGGGFVAQTSKSHEPYLKSWAQELGAPILSIDYSLAPEAPFPRALEECFFAYCWAVKHCALLGTETEDHSDSDQKALGVMGLVRRDTALLLRDLRLSASSWLNSFLELSGRKSQKTSQPVAEPMRRSVSEAALAQPEGPLGTDSLKNLTLKDLSRRSSSDTSDTPDMSLSAETLVPSKPSDINFLVKPEDPLEEVEARNELSAKDRGRGALDPFPKGFRPRRSSQGATRMPFHSLPIVSNPFVSPLLAPDHMLKTLPPVHIVACALDPMLDDSVMFARRLRSLGKPVTLRVVEDLPHGFLTLAALCRETRQATELCVERIRLILTPPAAPPV; this is encoded by the exons ATGGACCTGCACACAATGACACAGTCGCTTGTGACGCTGGCAGAGGACAACATGGCCTTCTTCTCCAGCCAGGGCCCCGGGGAGACAGCACGGCGGCTGGCGGCTGTCTTCGCTGGTGTGCGGGAGCAGGTGCTGGGGGTGGAGCCAACCCTAGGCCGCCTGCTGGGGATGGCGCACCTCTTTGACCTGGACGCAGAGACCCCGGCCAATGGGTACCGCAGCCTGGTGCACACGGCCCGCTGCTGCCTGGCACACTTGCTGCACAAATCCCGCTACGTGGCCTCCAACCGCCGCAGCATCTTCTTCCGCACCAGCCACAACCTGGCCGAACTGGAGGCCTACCTGGGCACCCTCACCCAGCTCCGCGCTCTGGTCTGCTACGCCCAGTGCCTGCTGACCATCAACCGGCCCGGGAGGCTCTTCTTCGAGGGTGACGAGAGGCTCAGCGCTGAATTCCTGCAGGAGTATGCCACACTGTATAAGGGCTGCTTCTATGGCCGCTGCCTGGGCTTCCAG TTCACACCCGCCATCCGGCCATTCCTGCAGACCATCTGCATCGGGCTGGTGTCCTTCGGGGAGCACTACAAACGCAACGAGACGGGCCTCG gtgTGACCGCCAGCTCCCTGTTCACCAGTGGTCGGTTTGCCATCGACCCAGAGCTGCGTGGGGCCGAGTTCGAGCGGATCATACAGAACCTGGATGTGCACTTCTGGAAAGCCTTCTGGAATATCACCGAGATTGAGGTGCTATCG TCTCTGGCCAACATGACATCGGCCACCGTGAGGGTAAGCCGCCTGCTCAGCCTGCCACCTGAGGCCTTTGAGATGCCGCTGACCACTGACCCCACGCTCACGGTCACCATCTCACCCCCGCTGGCCCACACGGGCCCTGGGCCCGTCCTCGTCAGGCTCATCTCCTATGACCTTCGTGAAGGACAG GACAGCGAGGAGCTTAGCAGCCTGACGAAGTCCGAGGGCCAGTGGACCCGGGAGCTGTGGCAGCGAGCCCAGCAGGCACCCCGCTCACGGTCCCTGATAGTGCACTTCCACGGCGGCGGCTTCGTGGCCCAGACCTCCAAATCCCACGAGCCCTACCTCAAGAGCTGGGCCCAGGAGCTGGGCGCCCCCATCCTCTCCATCGACTACTCCCTGGCCCCCGAGGCGCCCTTCCCCCGAGCACTGGAGGAGTGCTTCTTCGCCTACTGCTGGGCCGTCAAACACTGTGCCCTCCTCG GTACGGAGACAGAGGACCACTCCGACTCGGACCAGAAGGCACTGGGTGTGATGGGACTGGTGCGACGGGACACAGCCCTGCTCCTCCGAGACCTCCGCCTGAGCGCCTCCTCGTGGCTCAACTCCTTCCTGGAACTGAGCGGGCGCAAGTCCCAAAAGACTTCACAGCCCGTGGCAG AGCCGATGCGCCGCAGCGTGTCTGAAGCAGCACTGGCCCAGCCCGAGGGGCCACTGGGCACAGACTCCCTCAAGAACCTGACGCTGAAGGACTTGAGCCGGAGGAGCAGCTCTGACACATCGGACACCCCCGACATGTCACTGTCAGCTGAGACacttgtcccctccaaaccttcCGACATCAACTTCTTAGTGAAGCCTGAGGATCCATTGGAAGAGGTGGAGGCGAGAAATGAGCTGAGCGCCAAGGACAGAGGCCGGGGTGCCCTTGACCCCTTCCCCAAGGGTTTCCGCCCGCGGCGCTCCAGTCAGGGTGCCACACGGATGCCCTTCCACTCCTTGCCCATTGTCAGCAACCCCTTCGTGTCGCCGCTCTTGGCACCCGACCACATGCTGAAGACCCTGCCGCCCGTGCACATCGTG GCGTGTGCGCTGGACCCCATGCTGGACGACTCGGTCATGTTTGCGCGGCGACTGCGCAGCCTGGGCAAGCCCGTGACGTTGCGCGTGGTGGAAGACCTGCCGCACGGCTTCCTGACCCTGGCGGCGCTGTGTCGCGAGACGCGACAGGCCACCGAGCTGTGCGTGGAGCGCATCCGCCTCATCCTCACTCCGCCCGCCGCGCCGCCGGTCTGA